The Mustelus asterias chromosome 1, sMusAst1.hap1.1, whole genome shotgun sequence genomic interval TCTTGCAAGTGTTTTTACAAAGGCAGCCAGCAGTACCTGTGCTTCCTCTTCCTCAGTAAAATCATTCTTGATGTTGAATGTTTTGCGAATTTCTTCAGGGGTTTTTCCTTTAATCATGTTTGCCACTGTTTTACAAGTTACATCTAGAaggcccttgatatcaaggtagTTTGCAGCCTATTTTAAAAGAAAGAGAAATCGCATTAAAGCCAAACTACTGAAACAAGAATCCGCGCTCATCAAGATGTACTCTTCTGCTTTAACACACTGAGGTAGGGCTGCCTGGGTGCAACCATGCCATCAGAGCAGGCTGGTTGGTGCTCCAAGAAGCTCACATATTGACACGTCAAACGATGACTATATTAGACAGTAAATTGTTCTCAATCCACCAAATTTCAGTGGCTACGTGCAACCGTTACTACATTTAATACCATGCATTTGGATTGTTGTTTCAAGTACCCTCAACCTAAAGTAATTCACTCCAGTTACACAAGGTTTTAACAAACATATTTTTAAGGCCTCACACCACAGTACTGTGGTTACAGAACACTGCGCTATCAAAAACAATAAACCAGTGGCCTATGTGCTGGCCCTACCTTACTGCTGGAGATGGTGCACCTGACTCTTGAATTCAAAATTACTGTTCAAAACCAAACTCATGGGCCCAAAGCAACCCGAacccttttttaaaacaaaacttaaaTACTGTACTTGTGATTACTTCTTGAAGGCAATGCCCAAGAACAGCTCAAAATGGCAGATGACCATTAACAATAAGTTTTACACgtcaaacaggccattcggctcaacAGAACCACGTTTGCAATATTTTGATCGCGCTGCTTCCTCCTTACCTCATTGCATCTTATAACTGATGCTTCATCTATCCAGACTCCCTCATAAATACAAGTGAAACACTCCATGTGCTAGCAAGTTCCATACCCTCACCCTCAAAAAAAAAATAGAACTTGCATAAAGCACCTTAATTACATTGCAGGATAGAGTTTCATACACAATGCACGTCCAAAGAaactcaaaagaacaaagaaaattacagcacaggaacaggcccttcaagccttgggcggcatggtagcacagtggttagcactgctgcttcacagctccagggacctgggttcgattcccggcttgggtcactgtctgtgtggagtttgcacattctcctcgtgtctgcgtgggtttcctccgggtgctccggtttcctcccacagtccaaagatgtgcaggttaggttgattggccatgctaaaattgcccctgggatgcgtatattagagggattagcgggtaaaatatgtagggatatgggcgtagggcctgggtgggattatggtcggtgcagactcgatgggccgaatggcctctttctgtactgtagggtttctatgatttctttctatgaagccctcaccgaccatgctgcctgtttgAACCAAAatgccctacccttccggggaccatatccctctattcccatcctattcatgtatttgtcaagatgccccttaaaactcactatcgtatctgcttccactacctcccctagcaacgagttccaggcacccaccaccctgtgtacaaaaaacttgcctcgcacatctccttcaaaccttgccgcccctcgcaccttaaacttatgctgcCTAGTAATTCACTCAATCACATATGCAACATGAAACAATGCCAACATTTAAGCAATTGGATGGACGATACTGACCAGAATTAATTCAAACAGAGTACCCTGGTCGACTTTCAGAAACTCTTGATCCCACACAGGTATGTCATCAGTTCGCTTTTCTTTGTTTTcatcatcctctggtgggggaggatcATCTCGGTGATGTGTGCACCACTGAATCACCTAGCAAAAAAAAAAACCACAACCTTCAAGCTGCTCATCTGTACACAGTGCCCGTGCCAAACCCATTAGAATTTAAACACATTTACTCAACAAACTGGCAAAGCAGAAATTCACCCCCCCACAAACAATCGAGATTGAATTTAGTCTCTACATCAGCAAGGACAAGGACTGTGTTTGAACCCATTATACATTCATATATCCCAACAAAAATGGGGGTTAGCAGTACAGGagcggcacagtgcttagcactgctgcattacagtgccagggacccaggttcgattcccggcttgggtcactgtgtggagtttgcaaattccccggcttgggtcactgtccgtttagagtttgtacattctccccgtgggtttcctccgggtgctccggtttcctcccagtctgaaagacatgctggttaggtgcattaacccaaacaggcaccagagtgtggcacctaggagaatttcacagcaacttcattgcagtgctaatgtaagccttacttgtaactaataaataaactttaagatacaATAACTGCTTTTATTCAAAAGACTCTTATACAGGGATCATCACAACCCACTTTACAGCAAGTACTATTGCTATTGAAATATCATGGCTGCAATGCAAAGTtaacagccaatttacacacagcaatctCTTACACAGCTATCAGATAATGATCTGACCATCCATTTTAATCCAaggtaaatgttggccaggacacccagGGAGAATCAGCTCTTTGAAAAGTGCCCACAGGATTTTATTTGTGACGATTTGTAGGGCAGACAGGAGCTTAGCTTATTGATCACATCAAAGTGGGTACCTTCATCAATGCagtacttcctcagtactgcaagcAAAATGTTAGCTTTGATTACGTGGCACAAATCTCTGGATTGGGACCAGAATCTCCAACCACCCGATTCAGAGGCAAGAGAGCTAACAATTCCACCAGAAGCAACAAACATGCATCGAAAGCAGAGGGGGGAACCTGACCAAGatcgacaaaattatgagggagatAGATAGGAAGGAATGTTGCCCCTTAGTGGAGGGATCAATAACaagggagcacagatttaaggtaaaggggtaGGGGATTTTGAGCaataacattttcacccagagggtggtgggaatctgaaactcactacctgaaagactggtagaggcaggaaccctcgaTATTTAAGAAGCATGTAGATGAAACGTTATTGCATACAAGGCCAcgaatcaagtgctggaaaatgggattagaatagacaggTGATTGGTGGCCAGTACAGGCACGATGAGCCAAAAGGCAGTTTTTGTgttgcaactggagtac includes:
- the LOC144491537 gene encoding S-phase kinase-associated protein 1-like gives rise to the protein MPAIKLQSSDGEIFEVDVEIAKQSITIKTMLEDLGMDDEGDDDPVPLPNVNAAILKKVIQWCTHHRDDPPPPEDDENKEKRTDDIPVWDQEFLKVDQGTLFELILAANYLDIKGLLDVTCKTVANMIKGKTPEEIRKTFNIKNDFTEEEEAQVRKENQWCEEK